In the Corynebacterium anserum genome, GAAAACCGAAACTACGAACAGCGAACTTGAGGTCGCTGAGCGTGTGATCGGCTAGCAGATCGTCGAGGCTGAGGCGCAAAGATTTGTCGACGACATCAATATCCTTCAACAGTTCCTCAGCGACCGCGTAGGGTTCATGACCTTCGTGCACGTTGCCGGCCACCACAGGATAACCAAGTGCCGTGTATGCGGTGGCCGCTACTCGACCGCGAATTCCGTGCATTGCTCGGCGATAAGGCTCATCAGCACGCGAGGGAACATCGTTGTGCCCACGCAGCGCCAAGGCTTCGAGTTCCGCAGTGACCTGGACAAAACTCGTCGAGAGACTAAGGTCATGCTCCAGATCCTGCAACAGATCGAGATAGTGCTTAAAGACGGTCTCCGCCGCCTGAGACGTGGCCATGGCAACGGTCTGACCGGTGACATATGGATTGCCGTCGTGATCACCACCGATCCATGACCCCGGGCGGATTACTGGAGTGGCGGGAACCTCTGATCCGTAGATGTCACGGATCGTTTCGGCCACTGTTCGGTTGAGAGCAGGAATTTCATGGAGCAGGCTTATCCCGTAGTAGCGCAGGCCGACTTTGATCTCATCCTCAATACGGGGTCGCACACTGCGAATCAGCGCGGTTTGCCATAACACCGTGATGTGCCTGCGAATAATGTGGTCAATAGCGGCGAGTTTCTGCTCAGTCCGCGCTGTATGGGGGGCATTGAGAAGGCTGGCACGTACGCGCATTTGTGCCGTGATTTCCGATTGCACGTCAAATACTGTTCGACGTCGGGTCTCTGTGGGATGCGCTGTGAGTACCGGGGCAACATAGGCTCTTTCCATGACGCGGGAAACCTGGTCGCTGTGAATACCTGCGTCTGCAAAACGCTTCCACGTGTGGTCAAGGGTGGACGGAGGCTCCGGCATCCCCGCATCAGCGTCATGTTCACGCAGACGTTCAGCGTGGAGATCTTCGGCCAGGTTCGCGAGTAAGGCGAAATGGGAAAAGGCGCGAATCATCGGAATGGCTTTTTCAGTGTCCAATTCGCGGAATTGCTCTGCCAACTCATCAACACTCAACTCACCGTAGCGAAGATCAAGGGCTGTCGTACGCGCATTTTCGACAAGGTTGAAGATGTGCTCTCCTTCTTGTTCTCGAATGACATCACCCAAAATTTTGCCCAGATAGCGGATGTCGTCACGTACTGACGGCGTAATTGGCGGTTGAGGATAGTTTTCTGGGATGACGGGAATGGAGGTTCCTGGGATGGTGGTACCTCGTTGCGTGCTATTCGACATATTTCGGATGCACTCTCCTTCCTGGTTGTCACACCACGTCAAGCCGTGTCGCTACTTCACTTCGTGCTTACCACTATGCCTAAGAAATGAGTCGAACAGATGAACAGCGTGTCTAGGTATGGAAAAACCCCAGGAACCGACTTGGAAAACGCGGGGTTCCCGGGGCAAGGACTACGAATGAGACCGTGTGGAGTCAGTGGACAGCGCGAACTACTGCACAGCCTTTGCGGCAGCGGCAACCAACCCGGCGAAATCTTTACCATCGAGGCTGGCTCCGCCGACCAGACCACCGTCAACATCGGGTTGGCTCACAATGTCAGCTACCGAATCAGTCTTCACTGATCCTCCGTACAAAATGCGCAGAGAATCTGCGATCTCTGCATTTGCCATGTCCTCGATAACCTCGCGGATTGCCTTGCACACCTCTTGTGCGTCTTCAGCGGAGGCGACTTTTCCGGTACCAATTGCCCAGACTGGTTCGTAGGCAATGACAGTGTTCGTGAGATCTTCTTCTGTGAGACCTTCCAATGAGGCTCGGGTTTGCTTGACGACGTACTCGACGTGGTCACCAGCCTCACGAACCTCGAGAGGCTCACCCACGCATACGATCGGCTTCATACCCGCCGACAAGGTGGCTCGTGCTTTGGCCGCGACGATGGCGTCGGTTTCCGCATGGTATTGCCTGCGTTCCGAATGGCCAACGACAACCCACGTGCAACCTAAAGCTGCGAGCATGGAGGCAGAAACCTCGCCCGTGTATGCCCCCGACTCATGAACGGAGACATCTTGAGCACCGTAGGTGATCAACATTTTGTCTGCGTCCACCAGAGTTTGAACGCTTCTGATGTCCGTAAAAGGTGGAATAAATGCGACGTCTACGCTGTCGTAATAGTCCTTTGGCAAGGCGAAATCGAACTTCTGAACCACGTGAATTGCTTCCTTATGGTTGAGGTTCATCTTCCAGTTGCCTGCGATCAATGGGGTACGTGCTGCCATGTTTTCTCCTCGACAATCACACTTGATGGTGCGTTCTACACCAGACGGTTTTGCTTCTTAATCATCCAGGACGGATACACCTGGGAGCTGCTTGCCCTCGAGGAATTCCAGCGATGCTCCACCACCGGTAGAAATGTGGCTGAATCCGTCTTCATCCAGACCCAGAGTGCGTACTGCGGCTGCGGAATCGCCGCCACCAACAACAGAGAAGGCACCATGAGATGTGGCGTCGATAATGGCCTGTGCGACGCCCTTCGTACCACCGGCGAAGTTCTCGAACTCGAACACACCCATAGGCCCGTTCCAGAAGATGGTCTTTGCTCCGGCGAGAATTTCCGCGAAAGCAGTCACGGATTCGGGTCCGATGTCCAGACCCATCCAGCCAGCGGGGATGGACTTAAGATCCACAGTGCGATGCTCCGCATCCTTGGAGAATTCCGATGCCACGACAACATCCGTAGGCAGAGCGATGACATCCCCGAAGCGTTCTAAGAGATCCTTGCAGGTGTCAATCATGTCCTCCTGTAACAAAGAACCACCGACCTCATACCCCTGGGCTGCCAGGAAAGTGAAGCACATGCCGCCGCCGATGATCAGTTTGTCCACCTTTGGAGCAAGGGCCTCGATGACGCCGAGCTTATCTGAGACCTTGGAACCACCGAGAACGACAGCATATGGCTGAGCCGGGTCTTCGGAGACCTTTTTCAGCACGTCAAGCTCGGTTTCCACTAAGCCACCGGCATAGTGAGGCAGTTTCTTTGCCACATCATAAACGGAAGCCTGGGCACGGTGAACCACGCCAAAGCCATCCGAGACAAAAGCACCATTATCGGCAGTCAGAGCAGCAAGCTCCGCGGCGAATTCTTCCCGTTCAGCGTCATCTTTGGACGTCTCGCGAGGATCGAAGCGAACGTTTTCCAGCAAGAGGATGTCACCGTCGTTGAGACCATTGGAACGCTCATGCGCATCCTCTCCCGTGACATCAGCTGCCAATGGTACGTACATATCTAAACGTTCAGACAGCGCCTCTGCAACGGGAGCGAGTGAGAAGTTGGGATTTGGCTCCCCCTTGGGGCGCCCGAGGTGAGCCGCGACGATGACACGCGCGCCAGCTTCAAGAAGCGCACGAAGGGTAGGCAGAGATGCCTCGATACGACCCGGATCCGTAATGTTACCGTCGCTGAGAGGGACGTTGAGGTCAGAACGAACTAGTACATGGCGCCCCTCGACGCCTTCGTTGATCAAGTCTTGAACAGTCTTCACAGCCATAGGTAATCCTCACTGCTTGGTGCGATGAGCGCGCGTCTCGTCACGGTTGTTGTATCAATTGACAACCCCAGTGTATTGAAGAGCTAGACAACATGTGGACAGACATGACGAAAGCCGGGTTGACCTGCACGGTCGCACCCGGCTCGATACCTAATCAGGGGTGATTAGAGGCGCTCACCAACATAGGAGGTGAGGTCTACGAGACGGCAGGAATAGCCCCACTCGTTGTCATACCAAGAAACAACCTTCACCTGATTATCGATGACCTTGGTGAGACCAGAGTCAAAGATAGAAGAGTGCGAATCGGTCACAATATCGGTAGATACCAAAGGATCGCCGTTGGAGTACTTAAGTACACCCTTCAGTGGCCCTTCGGCTGCCTTCTTCAGCGCAGCGTTGATTTCTTCGACAGTCACCGGTTTCTTTGCCTCGAAGGTCAGGTCTGTCATGGAACCGGTGATCACTGGAACGCGGACTGCGTAACCATCGAGCTTGCCCTTGAGCTGTGGCAGAACCAAAGATACGGCTTTCGCCGCACCGGTAGAGGTTGGAACCAAATTCACTGCAGCGGCGCGCGCACGGCGTAGATCCTTATGAGGAGCGTCATGCAAGCGCTGGTCGCCGGTGTAGGCGTGGACGGTGGTCATAAGACCACGCTCAATACCGAATTCCTCGTCCAAAACCTTGGCCATTGGAGCCAGGCAGTTCGTGGTGCAGGATGCATTGGAAATAACGTGGTGCTTGTCTGGATCGTAGTCCTCGTGGTTTACGCCAACGACGAAGGTGGCATCCTCGTTCTTGGCAGGTGCGGAGATGATGACCTTCTTTGCTCCTGCATCAATGTGAGCTTTCGCAGCGTATGCGTTGGTAAAGAAACCGGTGGACTCGATGACGATGTCGGCGCCCAGCTCGCCCCACTTCAGGTTCTGTGGATCGCGCTCAGCAGAAACGACGATGCGCTTTCCGTCGACCGTGATGGACTCGTCATCGTACTCAACATCAGCGTCGAGACGACCGACAACGGAGTCATACTTCAGGAGAGTGGACAGGGTCTTGTTGTCGGTCAGGTCGTTGATGCCGACAATCTCAATGTCCGCACCGTTTGCCTGCACGGCACGGAAGAAGTTACGACCAATACGGCCAAAGCCGTTGATGCCAACACGAATTGTCACGTTTCAGTCTCCTAAGGTTGTATTCGTTGAGGAGACATCGGGAGCTCATCACGCTGTCTACGTAACGGATCTACCCAACATCTCACTGTGACACCCTCGAGACTACCTAGGAGTAGATATGTGTGCAGAGCTTTCACACCCACATGGCGTTAGTTTATGAGCTATTCAACATCCTGAAATAGTTCGTCAGTGACAGCGATATGAGTATCCGGCACTCCCAGTTCCTCTGCCCGCTTGTCGGCCATTGTTAATAGCCGCCGGATTCGTCCAGCCACTGCGTCTTTAGTCATCGCGGGGTCAGCCAACTGCCCCAATTCCTCAAGTGATGCCTGGCGATGCTGCACGCGCAGATGCCCCGCCTGCGCGAGATGTTGCGGCACATCATCACCCAGTAGTTCCAATGCGCGTTCGACGCGAGCAGCTGCGATTACGGCAGCACGAGCGGATCGGCGCAAATTGGCGTCGTCAAAGTTTGCCAATCGGTTGGCCTTCGAGCGGGCCTCACGCTGCATCCGGTGTTTTTCCCACCGCACACGGGTGTCCCGCGCGCCCATCAGTGTGAGCAAAGCGTCAATTGAGTCACCATCACGAACAATCACGCGATGAACTCCCCTGGCTTCCTTCGTCTTGGCCGCCACGTCAATACGGCGGGCGGCGCCCACCAGGGCTAAAGCTGCCTCATTGCTTGGGGTGGTTACTTCAAGAGCGGACGAACGGCCTGGTTCAGTGAGAGAACCATGAGCTAAAAAAGCTCCACGCCATGCTGCGACGCATTGCTCGCGCGTGCCACCGATAATGAAGCGGGGCAAACCACGAACCGGTCTACCAGCACGATCGATGAGCTCTGTACGGCGAGCGAGTTCAGTACCCCCCTGGGACCAGCGCAGGATGTAGCGAGAATTTCGGCGCAAATTCGATGCACCGATAACCTGAATCTCAGCCTCAAGGTTAAACAGCTGCTCGACGAAGCCCACAATCCGGCGGGCAGTCGCAGACGTATCAACTTCGGCCTCAACAACAATCTGGCCACCGACTAGGTGAAGCGCTGCGCAATACCGCAGAAGACTAGCTACCTCCGCAGTCATCACGTCAGAACGGGTGACGTTTACCTGCGCCAGCTCGGCCTTCACGTCTTGAGTCAGAGCCACAGTGCCCTACGTCCTTTCTTTAGCTGCTGCCTAAGTTCATCTGGTAGTACCCGCATGGCGACAGACTGTTACATGCGCATAAAGGCAATACCATTGCGAAACGCAATACTAGCTGAGATGAGCGGGAAGATCCTCGATGGGCGTATCCAGAATCTCTTGGAAAACGGTGGCCATCTTGTCGGGCATATGGCGGTCGGAAAACCGCCCCCGTCCATCATCTTCCCGTACATCACGATAAATCACACGCGCTCCGAGTGCGGAAGCCGCCCGTTCGAAGTGGCGCCGCTCGGACGCTCCCTGCATTGTGGTGAGATCAACCACCACCACGTCGATCAGAAGATCCTTCGCGTGCTGGTTGACCATATGAATGTGGTGTTCCATCGACATACCGGCCATTTCTCCCGGCTCGGCGACAAGATTCATCACCAATACCTTCGGGGCTGATGAGTTATTGAGTGCCTCAACAACAGCCGGCATAAGGATGTGGGGGATGACGCTCGAAAACCAGCTACCCGGACCTAACGTCACGAGATCCGCGTGCTCAATCGCTTCGAGAGCCTCGGGTGTCGGCTGGGGATTGTGCGGGAAAATCTTCACCCGGCGCACCTGCCCAATCGTTGTTGCTACAGCAACTTGGCCACGAACGGCGACAACCTCGCGCGGGTCCTCTTCCAAGCCTGTGACTTCGGCTTCTAGGTCCAATGGTTCGTCGCAAACGGGGATGACCCTACCTTTGACTCCCAGTAATGCAGCCAACTCATCCAATGCCGCGGTCAAACTGCCCATCACTTGAGATAACCCGGTGATCAATATGTTCCCCACCGCGTGTCCTTTGAGCGCACCATTGCCGCCGAAACGATGTTGAAGGGTCTTCTCCCACAACATCCCGCGTTCATTGTCGCGAGACAGCGCGGCAAGAGCCATACGCAAGTCGCCGGGTGGTACTTCACCTAATTCTCGACGCATCCTTCCGGAAGAACCACCATCATCTGCAACAGTTACTACTGCACTCACATAGTCGGACACTTTCCGTGCCGCCCGCAGCGTGTTAAACAAACCATGACCCCCGCCGAGGGATGTCACGCGAATGGCGCGCTTATCCTCGCGCGGTTGCGTGGATGATGTCTGCTTGTCGCTCATGATTATCGCTCCAGGTCACGATGGGTGACACGAACGGTCACGCCCTCACCCTCAAGGCGTTTGGCCAACTCCTCCACTACCGCCACGCTGCGATGGTGTCCTCCTGTGCACCCCACAGCAATGGACACATAACTCTTACCTTCGGTGCGGTAACCATCGAGCATGCATCGCAGCATGCGTTCCGTTGCGTTGAGGAAATCTATGGCTCCGGGTTGGCTAAGAACATAGTCCGCTATGCGTTGATCTGTCCCCCGGTAGTCGCGAAGGTTGTGTTCCCAGTAGGGATTCGGTAAAAAACGCGCATCGAGGAGCACATCAACGTCGTGCGGCGCCCCGTGTTTGAAACCGAAGGACTTGATGTTGACGCGCACGGGCTTGCGATCCATGCCTGAAAAATACTGTTCCAGTGTGCGACGAAGATCGTGCACGCTTGTATCCGTGGTGTCCAAAACGATGTCGGCGCGTTGTCGAATGTCGTGGAGCATAGCCCTCTCGCGGTCAATGCCCTCTTTGAGGGTGCCGTCTCCTTGCAACGGGTGAGTACGACGCACGGCGTCATAGCGGCGGATGAGAGCGGAGTCTTTAGCGTCGAGAAAGAGGACGACGGGGCGTTTGCCGGTTTCGCTCAGGGTGGCTAGCACGTCGGAGAGGTTGCCTGCGAAATCACGGGAACGCACATCGGTGACAATCGCCAAACGCTCAATGGGCGAATCCTCCTGAAAACTCAACTCAGCCATGCGGACAATCAACTCCGGCGGAAGGTTTTCCGCCACGTACCAGCCGAGCTCCTCCAGCGCAGCAGAGGTTGCGCGTCGACCGGCACCGGACATGCCGGTGATGAGGATCAATGACGGCATGCGTGGACTCTCTGGGTTCACCTGGGCGCTCATGTGGCCGAGTTTAGTCGTTTCGGGCCTGACGTACGTGGAGGGTGTCGTAAATTTTCTGAGCTAGCGAAGGCCCGAAGCCAGGGAGCCTCGATAGCTCCTCCACGCTCGCCTGCCTCACTTTCGCCACGGAGCCGAAGCTAGAGACAAGTTGTTTGCGCCTTTTTGGACCGAGTCCGGGAATATCATCCAGAATTGAGCGCTTCATCCGGGCACTGCGCTGCTGCCTGTGGAAAGTGATGGCACAGCGATGGGCCTCGTCGCGAAGATACTGCGTGAGATAGAGCGCCTCCGAGTTGCGCGGGAGTATCACCGGATAGGGTTCCCCAGGCAACCAGATTTCTTCAAGGCGTTTGGCAATGCCAATGAGCGTGACATCGTTAATGCCCAAATCATCGAGGACTTCCTGTGCGGCATTGACCTGCGGTAGACCGCCATCGACGATGAAAAGGTTTGGAGGGTAGGCGAACTTCTTTTCCGATGCCACCTCTAGCTCTTCCTCGCCTTCCAGACGTTCTCCGCTGTCATCGCCCAAAGGAAGCGCTGTTTTGTCTTCAAGGTGGCGTTTAAAACGACGGCGTACGACCTCGGCGATGGAAGCCACGTCATTGCTGTGGCCATCACCAGCAGCGTCGCGTATCTTGTAGCGACGATAGTCGGACTTCTTCGGCAACCCGTCTTCAAAAACGACGAGGCTAGCTACAACGTCTGTTCCCTGGATATGGGAAATATCTGTGCATTCGATGCGCAACGGGGGCTCATCCATACATAGCGCTTCCTGCAGTTCTTTCAAAGCCGCAGAACGCGTAGTGATATCACTGGCGCGTTTCAGTTTATGCTGCGCCAGTGCTTGACTTGCGTTGGTCTTTGCGGTGTCCATGAGCGCTTTCTTATCACCGCGTAGAGGTCTTCGAATGATAACTTTGGAGCCGCGCAATGTACTGAGCCACTGGGACAGTTGGGTCTTATCTTGGGGAACATTTTCCACGAGCACTTCGCGTGGAACGGGCGTCACTTGAACGTCCCCCACCAAATCACCGAGTTCCGCCACAGAAGCAGGGGTGATGGCCGAGGCGAGACCCCTGTCTACTCCGGAGCTGGAGGCTCCTGCGACAGCAGTCTCCGTAGCCTGAGCCAATGCTGCCTCATCGCCATAAAACTGGGTGATGAATTGGGCAGTGAGGGCGGCGTCGTCGGACTCTTCCCGCTCTACGACCCAACCACGCTGACCGTGGATGCGCCCGCCGCGCACATGAAATACCTGCACGGCAGCTTCCAGCTCATCGGCGACGACGGCGATGACGTCTGCGTCGGTCGAATCAGAAAAGACCACGGCCTGCTTTTCCATCGCCTTGTTCATCGCACTTAACTGGTCGCGCAGCGTGGCCGCCCGTTCAAAGTCGAGATCCTCAGCCGCCTCATGCATCTCTTTCCTGACCCGACGCAGTACCCCCTCAGTATTGCCTGCGAGGAAAGATGAAAATTGGTCAACAAGCCGACGATGTTCCTCAGGGCTAATCTCGCCCACACAAGGAGCAGAACAGCGATCGATGTAACCGAGCAGACAAGGCCGCTCCAGAGCCTCATGGCGTCTGTAAACGCCACTGGTACACGTGCGGATAGGAAATACACGCGTTAAAGACTCCAAGGTATCGCGAATGGCCCATGCCTTAGGATAGGGGCCGAAATAGCGGATACCTTTGCGACGCGGACCGCGATATACGAAGGCGCGAGGAATGTCCTCCTTCACGCTGACTGCGAGCATGGGGTAGGTCTTATCATCCCGATACATCACATTGAAGCGGGGGTTAAAGCGCTTAATCCATGTGTATTCGAGATTGAGAGCCTCGAGCTCGCTGCTGACGACCGTCCACACCACACGGTTAGCTGATTCCACCATTGCGCGTGTACGAGGATGAAGTTGATCCAGATCCTGGAAGTAATTGGATAGGCGGGCGCGGAGATTCTTGGCCTTGCCGACGTAAATGACGCGGTCAGAGGCATCTCGGAATGTGTAGACGCCCGGTTCCGTGGGGATTCTCCCAGGTTCCGGGCGATAAGAAACGGTGTGTGCCATGGGCGAAAAATAGACCTGTGTTGGTTACTGAGCTGTGTGGCTTAGTCCTCTAGCATATACATATCTTCCAGTCGGCGGAATTCCTCCACAGTGTGTGCGATCGTGTCCCGATCACGGATATGCATAGCGAGCATCGGTACAAATTCAAAGTCGGGAAGTTCTAACCGAGCCGTACGAGCCTGGCTCGGAAAAGACAGTCCGTGGATGATCTCCCAAGGATAAAACTGAGCATTCATGATGTTTCGCACTTCCACGCCATGCGAGTTGACGCGCACTCGGGGTCGAAGCAAAAGCAAACAAAAGAGCGAAAAAATTAGGCCAATGCCTATGAAACCCAGTTTGTCGGACAGTCGAATAGTCACGCCGGT is a window encoding:
- the tpiA gene encoding triose-phosphate isomerase, whose product is MAARTPLIAGNWKMNLNHKEAIHVVQKFDFALPKDYYDSVDVAFIPPFTDIRSVQTLVDADKMLITYGAQDVSVHESGAYTGEVSASMLAALGCTWVVVGHSERRQYHAETDAIVAAKARATLSAGMKPIVCVGEPLEVREAGDHVEYVVKQTRASLEGLTEEDLTNTVIAYEPVWAIGTGKVASAEDAQEVCKAIREVIEDMANAEIADSLRILYGGSVKTDSVADIVSQPDVDGGLVGGASLDGKDFAGLVAAAAKAVQ
- a CDS encoding phosphoglycerate kinase; translated protein: MAVKTVQDLINEGVEGRHVLVRSDLNVPLSDGNITDPGRIEASLPTLRALLEAGARVIVAAHLGRPKGEPNPNFSLAPVAEALSERLDMYVPLAADVTGEDAHERSNGLNDGDILLLENVRFDPRETSKDDAEREEFAAELAALTADNGAFVSDGFGVVHRAQASVYDVAKKLPHYAGGLVETELDVLKKVSEDPAQPYAVVLGGSKVSDKLGVIEALAPKVDKLIIGGGMCFTFLAAQGYEVGGSLLQEDMIDTCKDLLERFGDVIALPTDVVVASEFSKDAEHRTVDLKSIPAGWMGLDIGPESVTAFAEILAGAKTIFWNGPMGVFEFENFAGGTKGVAQAIIDATSHGAFSVVGGGDSAAAVRTLGLDEDGFSHISTGGGASLEFLEGKQLPGVSVLDD
- the gap gene encoding type I glyceraldehyde-3-phosphate dehydrogenase; the encoded protein is MTIRVGINGFGRIGRNFFRAVQANGADIEIVGINDLTDNKTLSTLLKYDSVVGRLDADVEYDDESITVDGKRIVVSAERDPQNLKWGELGADIVIESTGFFTNAYAAKAHIDAGAKKVIISAPAKNEDATFVVGVNHEDYDPDKHHVISNASCTTNCLAPMAKVLDEEFGIERGLMTTVHAYTGDQRLHDAPHKDLRRARAAAVNLVPTSTGAAKAVSLVLPQLKGKLDGYAVRVPVITGSMTDLTFEAKKPVTVEEINAALKKAAEGPLKGVLKYSNGDPLVSTDIVTDSHSSIFDSGLTKVIDNQVKVVSWYDNEWGYSCRLVDLTSYVGERL
- the whiA gene encoding DNA-binding protein WhiA encodes the protein MALTQDVKAELAQVNVTRSDVMTAEVASLLRYCAALHLVGGQIVVEAEVDTSATARRIVGFVEQLFNLEAEIQVIGASNLRRNSRYILRWSQGGTELARRTELIDRAGRPVRGLPRFIIGGTREQCVAAWRGAFLAHGSLTEPGRSSALEVTTPSNEAALALVGAARRIDVAAKTKEARGVHRVIVRDGDSIDALLTLMGARDTRVRWEKHRMQREARSKANRLANFDDANLRRSARAAVIAAARVERALELLGDDVPQHLAQAGHLRVQHRQASLEELGQLADPAMTKDAVAGRIRRLLTMADKRAEELGVPDTHIAVTDELFQDVE
- a CDS encoding gluconeogenesis factor YvcK family protein codes for the protein MSDKQTSSTQPREDKRAIRVTSLGGGHGLFNTLRAARKVSDYVSAVVTVADDGGSSGRMRRELGEVPPGDLRMALAALSRDNERGMLWEKTLQHRFGGNGALKGHAVGNILITGLSQVMGSLTAALDELAALLGVKGRVIPVCDEPLDLEAEVTGLEEDPREVVAVRGQVAVATTIGQVRRVKIFPHNPQPTPEALEAIEHADLVTLGPGSWFSSVIPHILMPAVVEALNNSSAPKVLVMNLVAEPGEMAGMSMEHHIHMVNQHAKDLLIDVVVVDLTTMQGASERRHFERAASALGARVIYRDVREDDGRGRFSDRHMPDKMATVFQEILDTPIEDLPAHLS
- the rapZ gene encoding RNase adapter RapZ gives rise to the protein MSAQVNPESPRMPSLILITGMSGAGRRATSAALEELGWYVAENLPPELIVRMAELSFQEDSPIERLAIVTDVRSRDFAGNLSDVLATLSETGKRPVVLFLDAKDSALIRRYDAVRRTHPLQGDGTLKEGIDRERAMLHDIRQRADIVLDTTDTSVHDLRRTLEQYFSGMDRKPVRVNIKSFGFKHGAPHDVDVLLDARFLPNPYWEHNLRDYRGTDQRIADYVLSQPGAIDFLNATERMLRCMLDGYRTEGKSYVSIAVGCTGGHHRSVAVVEELAKRLEGEGVTVRVTHRDLER
- the uvrC gene encoding excinuclease ABC subunit UvrC, with translation MAHTVSYRPEPGRIPTEPGVYTFRDASDRVIYVGKAKNLRARLSNYFQDLDQLHPRTRAMVESANRVVWTVVSSELEALNLEYTWIKRFNPRFNVMYRDDKTYPMLAVSVKEDIPRAFVYRGPRRKGIRYFGPYPKAWAIRDTLESLTRVFPIRTCTSGVYRRHEALERPCLLGYIDRCSAPCVGEISPEEHRRLVDQFSSFLAGNTEGVLRRVRKEMHEAAEDLDFERAATLRDQLSAMNKAMEKQAVVFSDSTDADVIAVVADELEAAVQVFHVRGGRIHGQRGWVVEREESDDAALTAQFITQFYGDEAALAQATETAVAGASSSGVDRGLASAITPASVAELGDLVGDVQVTPVPREVLVENVPQDKTQLSQWLSTLRGSKVIIRRPLRGDKKALMDTAKTNASQALAQHKLKRASDITTRSAALKELQEALCMDEPPLRIECTDISHIQGTDVVASLVVFEDGLPKKSDYRRYKIRDAAGDGHSNDVASIAEVVRRRFKRHLEDKTALPLGDDSGERLEGEEELEVASEKKFAYPPNLFIVDGGLPQVNAAQEVLDDLGINDVTLIGIAKRLEEIWLPGEPYPVILPRNSEALYLTQYLRDEAHRCAITFHRQQRSARMKRSILDDIPGLGPKRRKQLVSSFGSVAKVRQASVEELSRLPGFGPSLAQKIYDTLHVRQARND
- a CDS encoding PH domain-containing protein; this encodes MVVTSTFWKKTAWIGVAVVMLVHIFMAIVVGIGDTGVTIRLSDKLGFIGIGLIFSLFCLLLLRPRVRVNSHGVEVRNIMNAQFYPWEIIHGLSFPSQARTARLELPDFEFVPMLAMHIRDRDTIAHTVEEFRRLEDMYMLED